The Neomonachus schauinslandi chromosome 11, ASM220157v2, whole genome shotgun sequence genome contains a region encoding:
- the LOC110576551 gene encoding LOW QUALITY PROTEIN: olfactory receptor 502 (The sequence of the model RefSeq protein was modified relative to this genomic sequence to represent the inferred CDS: inserted 4 bases in 3 codons) — MDSLGGGNHTAGTGFILLGLTDXPVLQVILFMIILCVYLVTISGNLSTIILIRXSSQLHHPTYFFLSHLALADLGYSSVTPNMLINFLVERNTISYLGCAIQLRSAVFFGSSECFLLAAMAYDRFMAICNPLLYSTKMCAQVCVCLLALTYVGGFLNASSFTICFXFLLFCGPNQVNHFFCDFAPLVKLSCSDSSIPAVVPSFTAGSIIVVMVCIIVVSYICILITILKMRSTEGRHKAFSTCMSHLTVVTLFYGTITFIHVMPKSCYSTDQNKAVSVFYMVVIPMLNPLIYSLRNSEMKGALRRELGRKVFS; from the exons ATGGATTCCCTGGGGGGTGGGAACCACACTGCAGGGACAGGGTTCATTTTATTGGGCCTAACTG GACCTGTCCTTCAAGTCATCCTCTTCATGATCATCCTCTGTGTCTACCTGGTAACCATATCTGGCAACCTTAGCACAATCATTCTGATCA TCTCCTCTCAGCTTCACCACCCTACGTATTTTTTTCTGAGCCACTTGGCCTTGGCTGACTTAGGCTATTCATCTGTCACACCCAACATGCTTATAAACTTCCTGGTGGAGAGAAATACGATCTCGTATCTTGGATGTGCCATCCAGCTGCGTTCAGCTGTTTTCTTTGGGTCAAGTGAGTGCTTCCTGCTGGCTGCCATGGCATATGATCGCTTCATGGCAATCTGCAACCCACTGCTTTATTCAACCAAAATGTGCGCACAAGTTTGTGTTTGCCTACTCGCACTGACTTACGTAGGTGGTTTTCTCAATGCTTCCTCTTTCactatttgctt ttttttactCTTCTGTGGACCAAATCAAGTCAAtcattttttctgtgattttgctCCTTTAGTTAAACTCTCCTGTTCTGATAGCAGTATCCCTGCAGTTGTCCCCTCATTTACGGCTGGCTCCATCATTGTGGTCATGGTGTGCATCATAGTGGTCTCCTACATCTGTATCCTCATCACCATCCTGAAGATGCGCTCCACTGAGGGACGCCACAAGGCCTTCTCCACCTGCATGTCCCACCTCACAGTGGTCACTCTGTTCTATGGGACCATCACATTCATTCATGTGATGCCCAAGTCCTGCTACTCGACTGACCAGAACAAGGCGGTGTCTGTGTTTTACATGGTGGTGATCCCCATGTTGAACCCCCTCATCTACAGCCTTAGGAACAGTGAGATGAAGGGGGCTCTGAGGAGAGAGCTGGGCAGAAAAGTATTTTCTTAG
- the LOC110576459 gene encoding LOW QUALITY PROTEIN: olfactory receptor 10T2-like (The sequence of the model RefSeq protein was modified relative to this genomic sequence to represent the inferred CDS: inserted 2 bases in 2 codons): MALIPEYALRLSYDKFSKGRALDSNSYASGLVRSDVQGKLTRIREKQEKPDKAVGSAEGWLHSDPTGSTEAWNDTSEVSYPTATGSVDCCITSASIVVLEFSGGHPNLLEGIKETVASEKLEIKNVVNSLLVVEMESKTLHRGRFEELKTKNRREETLTCGGNMVRSVLKILHSTLEHSHTRNVPEVIGDSFLVVAEIGELHKPPEALNLWKTVAACTTRMGNHTTVSTFHGNHTTVSTFHGNHTTVSTFLGNHTTVSTFLCXGFSSFLDLQGLLFVMIFFSHVTILAANVSIMAAIRLSHSLHTPMYFFLCGLSFSEACPTMAIIPCMLVDLLSDTKTISLPECATQMFFFFGLAANNCFIVAAMSCDRYTAIHDPLHCPILMTHKICFQFIMASWMVGFLVSLCIVITVFNLSFFDSNIIRHFFCDISAVVCLACDYTSRQERAVFVLSAFVLVGSFVFITMSRVFLVSTVVKMPSAQGRDKACSSHLTVVCIQYGFAGFVYPRPXDRDSLREDMPMAVTYAVLTPLLNPIVYSLRNKEMQMALRKVLGKTDRLIPQMVNKRTLDI, encoded by the exons ATGGCTCTCATTCCTGAATATGCATTGAGACTGTCTTATGACAAGTTCTCCAAAGGCAGAGCCTTAGACAGCAATTCCTATGCAAGTGGTTTAGTGAGGAGTGATGTCCAGGGAAAACTTACAAGGataagagagaagcaggagaagcCAGATAAAGCTGTGGGCTCTGCTGAAGGGTGGCTTCATTCTGATCCAACAGGCAGCACTGAAGCCTGGAATGATACTTCAGAGGTGTCCTACCCCACAGCAACAGG CTCGGTAGACTGTTGCATCACATCTGCTAGCATTGTGGTTCTGGAATTCAGTGGAGGACATCCAAA CCTGTTAGAAGGTATTAAAGAAACTGTGGCCTCAGAGAAGCTGGAAATTAAGAATGTTGTCAATTCCCTACTCGTGGTAGAGATGGAATCCAAAACTCTCCACAGGGGAAGAtttgaagaactgaaaacaaagaatAGGAGG GAGGAAACTCTGACATGTGGGGGAAATATGGTCAGGTCTGTTCTGAAAATCTTGCATTCAACACTTGAACACTCTCACACTAGAAATGTGCCAGAAGTTATTGGAGATTCGTTTTTGGTAGTAGCAGAAATTGGAGAGTTACACAAG CCTCCAGAAGCTCTGAATCTGTGGAAGACAGTTGCTGCCTGCACCACGAGGATGGGCAATCACACCACAGTGAGCACATTCCATGGCAATCACACCACAGTGAGCACATTCCATGGCAATCACACCACAGTGAGCACATTCCTTGGCAATCACACCACAGTGAGCACATTCCTCT GAGGGTTTTCCAGTTTCCTAGACTTGCAGGGTCTTCTCTTTGTGATGATTTTCTTCTCCCATGTGACCATCCTAGCTGCAAATGTTTCCATAATGGCGGCCATCAGACTCAGTCACAGCCttcacacccccatgtacttttTCCTCTGTGGCCTATCCTTTTCAGAAGCCTGTCCCACTATGGCAATCATCCCCTGCATGTTAGTGGACTTGCTCTCTGACA ccaagaccatTTCTCTTCCTGAGTGTGCCACacagatgtttttcttctttggtttagCAGCCAATAACTGCTTCATCGTGGCTGCCATGTCCTGTGACCGTTATACTGCCATTCACGACCCACTGCACTGCCCCATCTTGATGACCCATAAGATCTGCTTTCAGTTCATCATGGCCTCTTGGATGGTTGGGTTCCTGGTTTCCCTGTGCATCGTCATCACTGTGTTcaacttgtctttctttgactccAACATCATCCGGCACTTCTTCTGTGACATCTCAGCTGTGGTCTGCCTTGCCTGTGACTACACCTCCCGTCAGGAAAGGGCTGTTTTTGTGCTCTCTGCCTTTGTGTTGGTGGGCAGCTTTGTCTTCATCACGATGTCCCGTGTCTTCCTTGTGTCCACAGTTGTGAAGATGCCCTCTGCCCAGGGGAGGGATAAGGCGTGCTCCTCCCACCTCACTGTGGTGTGCATACAGTACGGATTTGCTGGCTTTGTCTACCCGAGGC GGGACAGGGACTCGTTGCGTGAGGACATGCCGATGGCTGTCACATATGCAGTGCTGACACCTCTGCTGAACCCCATCGTGTacagtctcagaaacaaagagatgCAGATGGCCCTGAGGAAGGTACTAGGCAAGACAGATAGGCTCATCCCTCAGATGGTGAATAAGAGGACactggacatttaa